Within the Leptogranulimonas caecicola genome, the region GCGCCGTAGGTGAGGCGACGGCCGGAGCGGCTGGCCACAAACTCCTCCAGAGACTCGTCGGCCAGTTCGAAAAGTTCTTCCAAGCTCAAGCTGTAGCAGCAGGTCTCTGCCACGTTATAGCGACATTTGGTCTCCCAGGCATTCATCCACTGCTCGACTGCGAAGTCCTTGATATGCATGGCGTTCCTCTCCCTGATTCATATTTTTACGCGCCGGTGCTGCAACGCAACGCCTGCGAGCCTCAGCCAACATGAACTGCGGCACAACGCTGCCTAGAATTCCACCCAGGTGCCCATATTGGCTTCCACCGCGCGGTCGTAGGCCACTTTGGAGGCTGCCAAATCCTGGATGGCGATGCCAGAAGTATCAAAGACAGTGATGTCCTTGTCGCTCGAACGACCAGGGGCAGCGCCGGCGAGCACTTCGCCCAGCTCTGCCACGATGGCACCTGGCTTGATGGCGCCCTGTTTCACCGGCACCTCGAACTCGCCCGAAGCCACCGACTGCGCCCTGTCGTCGGCAAACAGCCGCGCTTGGGCTACCAGGTCACAGGGCAGCTCCTGCTTGCCTTCCATATCGGCGCCCACCGCAGAGATGTGCGTGCCTGGACGCACCCACTCGGCCTTGAGCACCGGAGTGGTGGCCGGGGTCACGCAGATCACCGCGTCGGCCTGTCGCACGGCGTCCTTTACGCTTGTTGCCTCCATCACAACGTCGCGCTCGATTCCCGCCTTGCCGAGAAGAGCTGCCACCTGGGCCTCGATCTCCTCAACCCTATGGGTGCGCGGGCCATCTGCGCGGGGATCCGACAAAAGCACCGTCTTGAGCTGGGGCATCGCGGCCAATGCAGCAGCTACCTGATAGGGGCACTGATGGCCCATGCCCACCAGCGACAGCGTGGTGGAGTCCGGACGCGCCAGAGTACGGACGCCCAGAGCCCCCGCAGCTCCAGTGCGCAGGCCGGTAATGGCTGAAGCATTGAGCAGCGCCAAAGGCTCGCCAGTGCGATCGCTGGCCAAAAGCGTGGTGCCATAGATCTCAGGCAAGCTGCGCTCGGGATTGCGGGAGAACCAGGCGGTGAGCTTGAGGCCAAAGAGTCCTGCAGCCGCCAGGTCGCCGGAGCGAATGTCCATGTCGGCCTCACCGGGCTCGAAAGCCGCATAGACCATAGGCCAGGCCGCAGCAGAGCCCTGAGCTTTCTGGACGTAGGCCTCCTCGACTGCCGTGAGAGCGTCTGAGATGGTGAATACCTGGGAGATGTCTTGGGCAGAGAGCACGAGCATCTTGGCCATGAGAGATCCTTTCTTGTACAGGGTTGCAGTAGAGCGCGCCTTGGGGCGCCGCTTGCCAGGGCGCCTGAACCGTTGGCCTCATAGTGCCGACAACGCCGCTCTCCTGTCGAGAGCGTTTTTATGGCGTGAACTACAATTTGCAGTGGTTGTTTTTATCGGCAGGTCTAATAATTTGGCAAAGGGATGCAGCTATGCGCTATACCGTCTCGGTTTTTTTGGCTTCCCATAAGGGTCAAGTGAAGCTGGTGGCAGGCTCGGGAGGACTGGCGCGCCCCATCCATGACGTGGGCATCTTGGACTATGAGTTCATGGCAGGCCTCAAAGAGCGCTACGAGCGGGACAACTTCCATAGTGAGCAGCTGGTATTGAGCACGTTTCTCTACGCCAAAGACGATCCCTACCTCATAGTCGAGGCCATCAAGCGTTTGGTAGCCAAAGATGCCAGCGGGCTGGTGTTTAAAAACGTCTTGCATCTGCCCCTGCCAGAACAGGCTGTGCGCTATGCCAATACTCGTGACTTTCCATTGTTTGTTACCACAAGTGATCAGGCGTATTTTGACTGCATAGTCTATGAAGTGGCTTCCGCTGCGGCCGCCATGGAAGAAGCGGGATTCTCTCGCCGTGCCGTAGATGCATTGTTGATGGCTACAGACCCTTCAGAGCGCCGTCGGTTGGCCCTGACTCTTTGCCCCTCCTTTGGAGAAAGCTGCAGCGTGGTGTGGATGGGCTGCGATGGGCCGCTGGATCCGCAAGCGCTTGCGTCCATCCAGCGCTGGTGGCACAAAGGACCAGGTGGAGGCCCTAGTTCTACCGTGATTGCCTACGATCAGGGAGCGCTGCTCGTGGCCACAGATCAAGACAGCGCGCCGGATCCCCATCGTCTGTTGGATTACTGTGCATCGATGCCAGAGCTGCCGGAGGAGCTGGCGGTACTGGCATTGGGAGCCAGTACTATGCATAAGCATTTGAATGAGTTAGGAGAGGCCGTCCGCGAGGCCTGGGACAGCGCAGGAGCTGCCATGCTTCAAGATGCCCGCGAGACCTGCTATGAGGACCTGGGGATACTGCGAGCGCTTCTCCCGGTGGCCCAAGACGAGGCCATGGAGCGGTTCGAGCATCAAATCTTGGATCCGTTGCGCGACCACGACGCCGAGCACGGCACCTCTTTGGCCCCCACCCTTTTGAGCTGGTGGGAGCATGGCCAACACATCGCGGCCTGCGCCGTCGCCCTAGGCCAGCATCCCAACACCCTGCGCTACAGGCTCAATGCCGCCGCCCGGCTCACAGGGCTTTCCTGGCAAAACCCCTCCGATGCCCAACAGCTGGCCCTGGCCTGCGCCCTCTCTCGTTGCCGAGAACTACGCTCGCTGCGACCAGGCGCTTTTTAGTGACCCCTTATGCAAAAGGCGCTCCCGGCGGAGAGGAAGCCAGGAGCGCCTGCGCAGAGAGAACGCCAGTTTGTATATATGGCAATAAGTGACGCGACTGGGATCGCAAGGCCCGCAACCCTCGCAGCCGTCTAGGCAGCTTCTTTGACCTCCCTCGAGGCTTCCTGCCCATACTTGGGCGTGGGGCGGAAGAGCTGGAAGAGGATAGCTGCCAAAGCTGCCAGCGCCACCACCGTCCAAACCCCAAAATGACCCAGGGCAAAGAGCTCCCAGAGCTGGTTGATGATGAGGCCTACCACCCAGCCGAAGCCGCACTGGTAGCCAATGGCAACCCAGAACCATTTGGGGTCAGCCATCTGGCGCCTAATGGTGCCTATGGCGGCGAAGCAGGGGGCGTCCAGCATGTTAAAGGCCACAAAGGCCAGCATGGCGCCCAGCGAGAAGGTGCCGGCCACAGTGAACATCTGCTGGAAGGTAGCCCACAGCAGCGTGGACCCCTCGCCCACCTCCCCCAGGCCAAAGAGCACGCCAAAGGTGGACACCAGGTTCTCTTTGGCGATCAAGGCAGACAGAGAGCAGGCCGCCGCCTGCCAGGTGCCAAAGCCAAGCGGGGCAAAGATCCAGGCAATGGCCGAGCCCACGCCCGCCAACACCGAGAAGTCCATGTAGTTCTCGGGCGCATCGGCCATGGAGGGCAAGAATCCAAAGGCGCCCGAACCGCCTTCCCAACCGGCCAGCCCAAAGTTGGACAAGAACCAAATGCCCACGCTGGCAGCGAAGATGATGGTGCCAGCCTTCTTGATGAATGCCGAGACGCGCTCCCACACATGGAGGAAGTAGGCTTTGGCGGCCGGCAGGTGATAGGCCGGAAGCTCCATCACAAAGGGGGCGGGCTCTCCGGCGAAGGGCTTGGTCTTCTTGAGCATGATGGCGCTCACAATCACCGCGGTCAGGCCCAAAAAGTAGAAGAAGGGGGCGATCCACCAACCCTCGGTGCCGCCGATAAGCACGCCCATCAATAGCGCGATGATTGGGGTCTTGGCGCCGCAGGGGATCATGGTGGTGAGCATGACGGTCATGCGGCGGTCGCGGTCGTTCTCGATGGTTTTGGTGGCCAGTACGCCAGGCACGCCGCAGCCAGAGGACACCAAAAGCGGGATGAAGCTCTTGCCAGAGAGCCCAAAGCGCCTGAAGGCACGGTCCATCACAAAGGCCACGCGGCTCATGTAGCCGCAGTCTTCCAAGAAGCACAGCAGCAAGAAGAGCACGATCATCTGAGGCAAGAAGCCCAAGATGGAGCCCACGCCGCCCACGACGCCGTCAAGCACCAAAGACTTCACCAGGTCGGAAGCTCCCAAGCTGTCGAGCCACTCCCCCACCACTGTCGGGATGCCCGGCACATACCAGCCGTACTCGCCGGGGATGGGCTCTTGGGCATTGGCTGCCTCCAAAAATGCCGCCGAATCCACCGGCTCATGATAGGCCAGCGCCTGCCCGGCTTTGAGCTGGGGCTCATCGGCAGCATTGGCCAACACCACGTCGCCCTCGGTGGACAAGAAGTTGCCGTCCTCGTCATGCAGGGGCACGTCGTGAGCCACCACGCCAGCCGCCGCTGCCCGCGAGGCGAAGTCTTCCACCGCAGCGCTGCCGCCCTGCTCGATGGCTTCAGCCACACCGGAAGTGTCCACTCCGGCCTCCTCGGCGGCAGCCAGATACCCCTCGACGGCAGCGCCGTAGTCCTTCTCGGCATAGGCCTTTTGAGCCTCCTCATAGGCTGCAGCCTGGGCAGGGTTAACAAACCAACCGTCGCCAAAGAGGCCGTCGTTTGCCCAGTCGGTGCCCCAGGTGCCCACCGTGGAGACCGCCAAGAAGTACACCAGAACCATCACAGCCACAAAGATGGGCAGTCCCAGCCAGCAGTTGGTGACTACGCGGTCGATCTTTTCCGAGGTGGTGAGCGCCTGCGGCGCCTTGGTGACGCACTGGTCCATAAGGCGCTCGATCCAGGCGTAGCGGTCGTTGGTCACCAGAGACTCGGCGTCGTCGTCCAGCTGGGCCTCGACGCCTGCGCGCGCCGCATCCACCGCAGCCACAGAGGCCGCAGGCAATCCCAACGCCTCCAGCGCCTGCCGCTCTCCCTCGAAGGCCTTCACCGCATACCAAGCAAGCTGGGACTTGCGAGGCACAAAGCCAGCGATCACCTGGGAGATCTCCTGCACCGCACCAGCCACCGGCGCCGAGAAGAGATCTGCCACCGGAGGCTGGCCCTTCTCGGCAGCAGCATGCTTAGCGGCGGCCACAAGCTCGTCCAAATTGCGCCGACGCAGGGCGCTGATGGGCACCACCGGGCAGCCCAAGCGAGCCGAAAGCTCCTGGACGTCTATCTTGTCGCCGGCCTTTTCCACCAGATCCACCATGTTCAGGGCCACCACGCAGGGAAGGCCGCACTCCAGGATCTGGGTGGTGAGGTAGAGGTTGCGCTCCAGGTTGGTGGCATCTACCACGTCGATGACCACCGCAGGCTCCCCGCTCAACAGATAGTCGCGGCTCACCACCTCCTCCGGGGAGTAGGGGGAGAGCGAGTAGATGCCAGGCAGGTCGCAGAGCACCACGTGCCTGTCTTCGCGCAGCGGCGCCTCCAGCTTCTCCACCGTGACGCCGGGCCAGTTGCCCACGTAACCGTTGGAGCCGGTGAGCTCGTTAAACAGGGTAGTCTTGCCGCAGTTGGGGTTTCCCGCCAGGGCAATGTTCAAAGTTGTGTCCAAGGTGTTCCCTTTCGTAGCGCTGAGGGCGGGCGACCCTCTGCCTTAAAGGCCTTTAGATGCAGGAGCCAGGGTCTGCTGCCGACAAACCCTTGCCAATACAAAGCTTGCTAGCAGACGGTGGGCTCCACCTCCACCAGTGCTGCCTCGTCTTTTCTAATGGACAGCTGGTAGCCACGCACCGTGAGCTCTAAAGGGTCGCCCAAAGGCGCCACCTTTTTGACGTCCACCCGGGCTCCTTTGGTGATACCCATGTCCATGATGCGGCGCTTGAGCTGGCCGCTGCCCGTGAGCTTGAGCACTTTGCAGGACTGCCCCACAGGGATCTGAGCCAACGTGAGAGGATGGGCCATGAAGGCTCCTTTCTTCTTTGCAGGTTGATTTGTTATGGCAGGCAGCTGCGATATCTTTTGGGCGCATCCATCACCCAGGCAGCCGCGCTGACTGACGCGCCTTTCTAGCAGCACATCACCTGGCGGGCAGTGTCGCGATCCAGGCCTAGCTGCGACCCCTTGATGCTCACAATGGTGCCTGCGGAGGTTTGGTTGACCACCCGCACCTGCGCCCCCTCTACAAACCCTAGGTTCGCCAAGTGCTGGGCAGCCGCGCCTCTGCGCACCTTGCGCACCGTGAGCACAGATCCCGGATTGGCCAGCGAAAGAGGCAGAGCAGGACCGCCCCCAGAGCTCGCGACAGGCGCCTCAGCCATGCGGCGCCTGCCTGCCTCTCGCGACGCGAAGGATAGAGTTGCGGTATTCATAGCTGGTCATCTCCAAAGTTATACATCGCTAACTCAATTTGTATGATACAGCTAACTTTTGAGAAGTAAACCATTATTTACTTTTAGGCCGGCATGTTTTAAGGGAGACGTCCCTTCTTTCGACGCAGGGGGCCTGGCATTGAGGGTAGAGGCGCTTCTCGGCAGGTAACTCGCCATCCCCGCGCCCAGTCGCTCTCCCAAAATGAGGAGTCGCTCATCAGCAGCTCTCCACAGCTCGCCAATGGCAGGGGCATCTCTTCAGGAAAACTGATATTCTAGGGTTTCATAGAGAGCCGTAGTCCTTAGGAGAGTGGCATGCCAGAGCCTCGCACTAAACTTGTTGGCCGCGCAGGAGTAAGCGCGGCAGACTGCATGCGGATCTTTCCTCGCAAAGACAAAGAATCCGGCTCGGCCTATGCCTACCGGGTGCTTTCCTACAACATCCTCATGCTCTATATGCCTCCGGGAGCTTGGATCCGCGAGTCTTCCGTGGCAGAGATCCTAGAGGTCTCCCGCACCCCCGTCCATGAGGCCATGGGCCTTCTGCGCGACCGCTCTCTGGTAGAGGTGGCCCCCCAAAGCGCCACCCATGTCTCGCGCATCTCGGTAAGCCAGCTGCGCCAATCCTTCTACATGCGCGTAGCCGTGGAGCCTCTGGTGGTCACCCAGCTGGCTCGCGTGATCACCCAGCCTACGCTGGATGAGCTGCACCGCTTGGTAGACGCCATGGACGAGTCGCTGGCCATCCCCTACAACGAGGCCAAATACATCGAGCTCAACGAGGAGTTCCACCGCACCGCCTACGAGGCCGCAGCCAAAGGCTACGTCTGGGAGTCCCTGCAAAAAACCGGCTGCTCCTTTAGGCGCTGCTGCAATATGGGTGTGCTTTTTGGCTACACCAAGCCCTCCACCGAGCCCTTCCGCAAAGTGCTGGGCTTTTTGGAGAACGGCGGCGAGAACCGCGTCGAGGTGGCCGCTGCCATCCACGAATACCTCTCCAACTACGCCACCTACATCGAGCAGCTCATCTCCGACTTCCCCGACTGCTTCGTCAACGTCAACACCACCGCGAGCACCCGACGCTAATCCCTGCGCGCATGTGGGCCCTGCCCCTTCGCCCTCTGACCGAGAAGCCCTGCCATCCTATCAAGTGCGCAACCAGTAGCCCATAGCACAAAACGCGCGCGAAAAAGCTCCAAAACCGCTTCCAGCCAATGGCGCATCGTTCACGGATTGGGTTTTGCAAGCTTTCAAGAATCTGCCACTGATACACCAGAGGTAGGCTAGCATCGAATCTACGCACGACCCCTGCACGTTTGGCAACGCGTTTTTTATCCCCTTCGAGGAAAGGACCAGCCATGGGTGTAAGAGCAGAAGAAGCGCTCGATTTGAACTACGACGGGCTCGCCAACTACCTGAGCCACAACCACTCGGTCTACATGGGCCTAGATGACGCCATGTACTACCTCACCGATGTCAACGCTCACTACTGGCGCGCCCAGGACACCTCAGTCCTCAATCACAAGGGCCACTACACTGACTGCTCTGAGCTCGTCCCCACCATCGGCGAGTTTTTGAGCCTCCCCTGGCTTGACGGCAAGACTGTCGAAGATGTTGCAGACCAAGTCACCTTCTACGCCAGCACCAAGCCTCGCTCCGAGGTAGAGGCAGAGATGGCTGCATCAGAGGAGTAAGCCCAGCCTTCGACTCGCCGGCCACATAGCCAGAGTCCTGGTTTGACTGATTGTTTTATCTGTATTCAAAGGCGGTGGGCCACCTGGGCCTGCCGCCTTTCGGGCTTACAGGACAAAAAGCATGCTGTGAATTGGGACGTTGACGCAGGTCAACATCCTTTTTTGGGTGTTTAAATCCGGAAGGCAAATTTGAACACGGGGACTCGGGCAGCGGGTGTGCTATCAAATGCAGCGGTGCCCCAGCTAAAGGCTGCAAAATCGAGCCGCTATATCCTGAAGGTAGGAGAGCTTGATGAAAGAAGGCGATCTGTGGGGTCTGCGGGACCAAGATGCAGAGGAGCGACAGCGCTGGCGCCTACTAAGTACATCTCCTCCAGCACGCGCCTACTAAGTACAATTTAATATGAAACCAACTCTGTGAGCTTGGGAAATTAATTACTTAAATAAATAGTGGTGCAGATTTTGGGCAAAATCGACCTACTAAGTACTTAGTAGGCGCAAAGTGATGCTTAGCAGGCATGAAGTGACACTCAGTCCAAACTTCATCTGCCCCGGGTCCTCATCTCACAGGTAGGTCTACTTTTTGACCTTCCATGATTTAGCCGGGGTTTTGCAGTGTGAAAGCAGTACTACTTTCACACTGCCCCCTTTTGAGCGCAAAGAGTACTTATAAATAATGAAGGTAGATTTGGTCTACAGGTTTTTGGCCTACAGGATAAGGGGTGTTGGCGCAGATCTGACGTAGGTCTGACGCAGGTCAACACCCCCTTATCAAAGCACGCTTTTTGTTCTATAAGCCCTGTTCTATCCCTGACAGATGGCCTCCTCAAGCTGAGGCACCGTATCTACCAGGAGGGCGGCGCCCTTCTCGGCAAGGAAGTCAGGATCCCTGAAGCCCCAGGTCACAGAGATACAGGGGATTTGGGAGTTTTTCGCGGTGAGGATGTCCACCTCGGAGTCGCCCACGTAGCAAGCCGTGTCGCGAGAGACTCCCATGGAGTCGAGGGCCAGGTAGACCATGGCGGCGTCGGGCTTTCTGGGGATGTCGTCTCGCTGGCCCAGCACAAAGTCGAAGGCGCCGGGAAAATGGAGCTCCATGAGCTCGCGCACGGCGAAGTCGCCCTTGTTAGACACGGCGGCGCACTTCACGCCGGCGGCGCGCAGATGCTCGATCATCTGAGGAATGCCCGGGTAGGGATGGGTGTGGTCATTGCAGTGGATGGCATAGTAGGCGCAAAAGTCGTCGAAGACGCTGTCCACCTCTGGCTGCGGGGTGCCGGCCGGGCAGGCGTCCAGCATGAGCTTGCGCAGGCCGTTTCCTACCATGGCGCGCACCTGGGCCAACGTATAGAGCGGGAACCCATGGGCGTCCAGGGTGTGGTTGAGCGCCAGCTGGAGGTCGTCTAGCGTATCCAGGATGGTTCCGTCCAAATCGAATACCGCAGCGTTGTACATGGGTTTCCGCTTCCTTTCCAACTGTTGGCGAATCTGGGCAGCAGCCCCAAGAGCGCGGCCTCGTTGCTATGATAGATAACCGCGTGCGCTCAGGTGCCGTCTACGCCTGAAGCGCCCCGTCTATCATTCACCGCCCGACCCTGCAGGGGGCGGCAAGACGAAGGGATTTCACCGTGTCTTCTTACTCCATGGCAACCCATACCTGCGGCCAGCTCCGCGCCCAAGACATTGGCCAGGACGTCACGCTTTGTGGCTGGGTATGGCGCCGCCGCGACCATGGTGGCCTCATCTTTGTGGACCTGCGCGACAACACCGGCCTCACCCAGCTCACCTTTGACCCCGACAACTCCGGCGGCCAGGCCTTCCATACGGCCGAGGACATTCGCCCCGAGTGGCCCATCATGGTGAGCGGCACCGTGCGTCATCGCCCGGAGGATACCGCCAACCCCAATCTGCCCACCGGCGAGATCGAGGTGCTAGTACACGAGATCGTGGTGCTCAACACCTCCAAGACGCCGCCTTTCCAGATTGAGGACAACATCGACACTGCCGAGGACACCCGTCTTCGCTACCGCTACCTGGATTTGCGCCGTCCCCAGATGCAGCACAACCTCAAGGTGCGCAACGATTTCACCTTCGCCGTCCGCGAGGCGTTGCACAACAATGACTTCCTCGAGGTAGAGACCCCTATGTTGGCCAAGTCTACCCCCGAGGGCGCCCGCGACTTCATCGTGCCTTCCCGTACCCAGCCGGGCAACTTCTACGCTCTGCCCCAGTCACCCCAGCTGCTGAAGCAGCTGCTTATGGTGAGCGGCGTGGACCGCTACTACCAGGTGGTCAAGTGCTTCCGCGACGAGGACCTGCGCGCCGACCGCCAGCCGGAGTTCACCCAGGTAGACCTCGAGATGGCCTTTGTGGACCAAGACAACGTCATGTCCATGGTGGAACACGTGCTCAAGCGCGCCTTTGCCGCCGTGGGCGTCGATATGCCCAGCCCCCTGCGCCGCATGCCCTACTGGGAGGCCATGGACACCTACGGTTCCGATAAGCCCGACACCCGCTACGGCATGACCTTGGTGGACGTGAGCGACATCTTCACCGCCTCCCAGTTCAAGGTCTTTGCCAGCGCCGCCACCACTCCCGGCCAGGTAGTCAAGTGCATCAACGCCAAGGGCGCTGGCGCATGGCCCCGCGCGCAGATCGACAAGCTGGAGAAAGTGGCAAAGGACTTGGGCGCCAAGGGCCTGGCTTGGATCGCCTTCCGCGAGGACGGCTCGGTGAACTCCCCCATCGTCAAGTTCTTCTCCGACGACGAGATGGCAGCCCTTCGCGAGCGCGCTCAGGTAGAGCCTGGCGACCTGGTGATGTTTGCCGCCACCGAGCGCCTGGAGGCAGACACCATCCTGGGCGGCATGCGCACCCACATGGCCAACGCGCTGGATATCCCCCGCGAGGGCCACGACTTCCTCTGGGTAGTGGACTTCCCCATGTTCGCCTACGACAAGAAGGCGAACCGCTACTCCGCGGAGCACCATCCCTTCACCCTGCCGGTTGAGGCCGACATCCCCCTCATCGACACCGACCCTCTGGCCGTAGGCTCCTACACCTATGACTTTGTCATGGACGGCTTCGAGGCTGGCGGCGGCGGCCTGCGTATCCACAACGCCGACCTGCAGATGAAGGTCCTCGAGCGCCTGGGCTTCACCCCCGAGCGCGCCCAGGAGCAATTTGGCTTCCTGCTTGAGGCCCTCTCCTTTGGCGCGCCTCCCATGGGCGGCTTTGCCCTGGGCCTCGACCGCGTATGCATGCTTTTGGTAGGCGCCGACTCCATCCGCGACGTCATGGCCTTCCCCAAGACCTCCAGCGGCTCCGACCTCATGCAGGGCGCGCCCTCCGAGGTCTCTGCGGCCCAGCTCAAGGATGTAAGCCTGCGCATCGACTAGACGCACTGCGCCCGGCCCGCTGCGGTTGACCTGCCGAGAAACACTGCCACTGCAAGCAGGGGCTGAGCGCCTAGCACGATCCCTTGACACCAAGCGGTTCATGTCTTTAGGGGCATGGGCCGCTTTTCTGTGGACATATGGGATGGCATGGGATGCGCTTCTCGGTTGAGAACCGCTGCACGAACGCGAACAACTGCAAATGAGAACGGGTTACTGAATGAAAGTGGATTCCCGGATTAGAACATGCGTTTTGATGCCCTCAAAAAACTATCTACTTTTGCTACCTAATGTGTTGCAATTGTAGTAAGATGCACTTATTGATGCAAGAAGGCCTAGTATACCTGGGCCTTCCTATATTGATGCCGATGGCTCGCACCGAGGAAGGATCACTATGAAGGCACTGGATGCTCTCAATAAGCTCAGCGACCTATGTGCTCGCCAAAAGGGGTTATTTACTTCGGCACAAGCCCAGGAAGTCGGTGTTAACCGCACCACTCTTACTCGCCTTGCCGCCCACCAGCAAATCGTTCCCATTGCACGCGGCGTCTACCGAGCCGCTACGGCGCCAGCGCTGCGAGAGGAACCTGTCTATGCCGCATGGCTTTCTTTGGATCCCAAAACTCCCGCTTGGAAGCGCAAGCTAGATAACACCGATTACGTGGTCTCTCGTGAAACTGCTGCCTGGCTCTACGGATTCGACGAGTTTGATCCCAAACCCTATGCCTTTGCCAGCATCGAACGCAAGCAGACTCGCAACAAAGGCATCCACTTGTTCAAGCATGCAATCAAGCCTGAAGATGTGAGGGTAGTCGACGGCCTCCCCGTACTTTCGCGCCAACGCACTGCCACCGAGATTCTCAAGTATTGCCCCAATACTCGAGCGATCATCGATTTTTTAAGCACACTTACACCCGAAGAACGACCTTTGAGCATGATGCGGCTCCTTGGAAATCGGGAGACAAAGTTCTCCTCTCTGGATGCCCATCAAATTAGATCTGTTTGCAACCTCTGGAGAAAAGAGGACCGCTCCCTAAGGAATGACTGGGGCACAGATCACACAGGTAGAGCCCATAGTTAGTACTTCTTAGGAAGAGGGAGCACATGGACAGCTTTAGAGATCATCTGAAAAACCCTTAGCAGCCAGAGTTCATATCGCAGCCCCTCAAAATACTTACTTCACTTGTATCAATCTAAGACATGGCTAATGTGCGCTTTTTTCACATTAGCCATGTTCATTTGTAGCTAACGTAGATAGTTTTCTGAGGGTCTGTCACCCCTCTTTTCTTGGCCCATTGATCGTTGGCCTTGGCCCTTCTTGGTTCTTCACAGCTATCTCGCCCCTCACCTTCCTAACTTCGCCGGGAGCTCTCCTGGCTCTTTCTCAGGCTCCTTCCACGTCGCGTGCGGCCTGGTACCACACCACCACGCCACACAGGCGCAAAGAGCGCTGCTCCACTATGAGATCGGGAGTGCCCCTTTCGTGAGACCAGGTAGAGAGCATGGCTACGCTGCCATTGGCCATATAGCGGCGTATCACTACGTTGGCATCGTCTACAAGCACCACCACAGAGCAGCCGTTATAGGGTGCCACTTGAGGATCCACCAGC harbors:
- the aspS gene encoding aspartate--tRNA ligase, encoding MATHTCGQLRAQDIGQDVTLCGWVWRRRDHGGLIFVDLRDNTGLTQLTFDPDNSGGQAFHTAEDIRPEWPIMVSGTVRHRPEDTANPNLPTGEIEVLVHEIVVLNTSKTPPFQIEDNIDTAEDTRLRYRYLDLRRPQMQHNLKVRNDFTFAVREALHNNDFLEVETPMLAKSTPEGARDFIVPSRTQPGNFYALPQSPQLLKQLLMVSGVDRYYQVVKCFRDEDLRADRQPEFTQVDLEMAFVDQDNVMSMVEHVLKRAFAAVGVDMPSPLRRMPYWEAMDTYGSDKPDTRYGMTLVDVSDIFTASQFKVFASAATTPGQVVKCINAKGAGAWPRAQIDKLEKVAKDLGAKGLAWIAFREDGSVNSPIVKFFSDDEMAALRERAQVEPGDLVMFAATERLEADTILGGMRTHMANALDIPREGHDFLWVVDFPMFAYDKKANRYSAEHHPFTLPVEADIPLIDTDPLAVGSYTYDFVMDGFEAGGGGLRIHNADLQMKVLERLGFTPERAQEQFGFLLEALSFGAPPMGGFALGLDRVCMLLVGADSIRDVMAFPKTSSGSDLMQGAPSEVSAAQLKDVSLRID
- a CDS encoding type IV toxin-antitoxin system AbiEi family antitoxin domain-containing protein, giving the protein MKALDALNKLSDLCARQKGLFTSAQAQEVGVNRTTLTRLAAHQQIVPIARGVYRAATAPALREEPVYAAWLSLDPKTPAWKRKLDNTDYVVSRETAAWLYGFDEFDPKPYAFASIERKQTRNKGIHLFKHAIKPEDVRVVDGLPVLSRQRTATEILKYCPNTRAIIDFLSTLTPEERPLSMMRLLGNRETKFSSLDAHQIRSVCNLWRKEDRSLRNDWGTDHTGRAHS